A stretch of Candidatus Brocadiaceae bacterium DNA encodes these proteins:
- a CDS encoding N-acetyltransferase, which yields MAKNYTLRKATIDDADKIYKLINSFAAKDVMLPRSLSELYENIRDFYVFVQHEKLIGCAALHIVWKDLAEIKSFAVEKSHQCKGIGKKLVKVCVREAQKLNIEKVFVLTYVPEFFEKSGFSRVEKDVLPHKIWSECVKCHKFPDCGEIPLILEINKREKIGECER from the coding sequence ATGGCAAAGAACTACACACTACGAAAAGCAACCATAGACGATGCCGATAAGATATATAAACTGATTAACTCGTTCGCGGCAAAAGATGTGATGTTGCCGAGGTCTCTGAGCGAACTCTATGAGAATATTAGAGATTTTTATGTATTTGTTCAGCACGAGAAACTGATTGGATGTGCCGCATTGCACATTGTCTGGAAAGACCTTGCAGAAATAAAATCATTTGCAGTGGAAAAATCACATCAGTGTAAGGGCATAGGGAAAAAACTAGTTAAGGTGTGTGTTAGAGAAGCTCAAAAGCTGAACATTGAAAAGGTGTTTGTCCTTACCTATGTACCGGAATTCTTTGAGAAATCCGGGTTTTCCCGTGTAGAGAAAGATGTCCTCCCTCACAAAATTTGGTCAGAATGTGTAAAATGTCATAAATTTCCTGATTGTGGAGAAATTCCCCTTATTCTGGAAATAAACAAGCGTGAAAAAATCGGTGAATGTGAACGATGA
- the mgtE gene encoding magnesium transporter, translating to MSTEEKQQTTTSERSEEETPERPWEELSRLIKTEEREQVNAYLASLPSGEVARAVSRLDEEVQTELIAKLKPEHAARVLEEMHHVQATDILEDLAPATAAAIIQELSSAEQADLIGDLDQDDAEAILDELHPEEAESVRELARYEDNEAGGLMITELLAFPARFTTQQVVDDIRTKVEEYKGYESQYLYVVGAKHVLFGVLPLRDLLLASREARISSIMVRNPLSLSHHATLDEIGDFFDKYNYYCVPIIDDNKRLLGVVTRADFAEAWGDTMDDDFRKSRGLVEEELRTMPILLRSRRRLAWLSVNILLNIIAASIIAMHEDTLSAVIALAVFLPIISDMSGCSGNQAVAVSLRELTLGLVRTSEIFRVLSKEICVGIINGIALGFLLGAVAWAWKGNPYLGIVVGIAMAANNLLAVCIGGIVPLLLKHMKKDPALASGPILTTITDMCGFFFALTLASVLLNHLI from the coding sequence ATGAGCACAGAGGAAAAACAGCAAACAACTACCAGTGAAAGGTCGGAAGAGGAAACTCCTGAGCGGCCATGGGAAGAACTTTCCCGGCTGATAAAGACGGAAGAAAGAGAGCAGGTGAATGCCTATCTGGCTTCGCTGCCCTCTGGCGAAGTTGCACGCGCTGTTTCCCGGCTGGATGAAGAAGTACAGACAGAGCTAATTGCCAAGTTGAAGCCCGAGCATGCCGCGCGTGTGCTGGAAGAGATGCACCATGTCCAGGCCACCGATATTCTCGAAGACCTTGCCCCGGCAACCGCCGCAGCCATCATTCAAGAATTGTCATCGGCTGAACAGGCAGATCTTATTGGTGATCTTGACCAGGATGATGCCGAAGCGATCCTTGACGAACTTCATCCTGAAGAGGCAGAAAGCGTGCGTGAACTCGCCCGCTATGAAGATAACGAAGCAGGTGGTCTGATGATAACCGAACTTCTCGCTTTTCCTGCCCGGTTTACTACACAGCAGGTCGTGGACGACATCCGGACGAAAGTGGAAGAATACAAGGGCTACGAATCGCAATACCTCTATGTCGTTGGTGCGAAACATGTGTTGTTTGGTGTGTTACCTCTACGGGATCTCCTGCTGGCCTCCCGCGAAGCACGCATCTCATCCATCATGGTTCGAAACCCGCTTTCCTTGTCGCACCATGCCACCCTTGATGAGATTGGCGACTTCTTTGACAAGTACAACTACTATTGCGTACCAATTATCGATGACAATAAGCGTCTCCTGGGCGTTGTCACCCGTGCTGACTTCGCTGAAGCATGGGGCGACACCATGGATGATGACTTTCGGAAGTCCAGGGGGCTTGTGGAAGAAGAGCTGCGTACGATGCCGATATTGCTCCGTTCACGAAGACGCCTTGCCTGGTTAAGTGTAAACATCCTGCTGAATATCATTGCAGCCAGCATTATAGCAATGCACGAAGACACCCTTTCTGCCGTCATTGCCCTGGCGGTCTTTCTTCCCATCATATCGGACATGAGCGGGTGTAGCGGAAACCAGGCAGTAGCCGTCAGTCTGAGGGAGCTTACGCTTGGTCTCGTCAGAACATCTGAAATATTCCGGGTATTGTCCAAGGAAATATGCGTGGGAATTATCAACGGAATAGCGCTCGGATTCCTGCTCGGAGCTGTAGCGTGGGCATGGAAAGGCAACCCATATCTTGGCATTGTAGTAGGCATTGCTATGGCCGCGAATAACCTTCTTGCGGTATGTATTGGCGGTATCGTCCCCCTGCTCCTGAAACATATGAAAAAAGACCCTGCCCTGGCTTCCGGTCCTATTCTTACCACCATCACGGACATGTGCGGGTTCTTTTTCGCACTGACACTTGCAAGCGTGCTGCTCAATCATTTGATCTGA
- a CDS encoding 4Fe-4S dicluster domain-containing protein translates to MLKTKENIRLRGGFHLQDSFPIRFYNVMERMTFEGQSGEFVFSIPIPEKIAHVIVNVCPTEPWALPSWVVLEHKTAKFLNKLKALRSHSFPDARCYLAVNKAENEPVVSAEDYAGDNEWLEVFALDAKYPQDDPVLLAKTILGIEMSFGKDPAMHGILILDAQTVLALYESGIRGQIVDSRFIALSGSGLRENEVVRVPLGMPIEKVIRHKAKKSVKHRVFVNGPLRGKEITDLSQKIDWSIDNIVVLEELNHKVLFPMLKQAELTSTTNMLGELRRCVFCNFCDDICPVDLEPALYYHAYERREKGKARLFHLEKCIECGLCSYICPSKLELLQIIKECKALK, encoded by the coding sequence GTGCTCAAAACAAAAGAAAATATACGGCTTCGCGGAGGGTTTCATCTCCAGGATTCCTTTCCCATAAGATTTTACAATGTTATGGAAAGGATGACCTTTGAGGGTCAATCTGGAGAGTTTGTGTTTAGTATTCCGATTCCGGAAAAGATTGCGCATGTTATTGTAAACGTATGTCCTACGGAACCATGGGCTTTGCCGAGTTGGGTTGTCCTGGAACACAAAACAGCAAAATTCCTCAATAAATTGAAAGCTTTACGTTCTCACTCTTTCCCTGACGCCAGATGTTATTTGGCTGTAAATAAAGCGGAAAATGAACCTGTTGTCTCGGCGGAGGATTATGCGGGCGATAATGAATGGCTGGAAGTATTTGCCCTGGATGCGAAATATCCTCAAGACGATCCTGTTTTATTGGCAAAAACTATCCTGGGCATAGAGATGAGTTTCGGTAAAGACCCCGCAATGCATGGCATACTGATTTTGGATGCTCAAACGGTATTGGCTCTTTATGAAAGCGGCATTCGCGGGCAAATCGTTGATTCTCGTTTTATCGCTCTTTCCGGGTCAGGTTTGAGAGAAAATGAGGTTGTCAGAGTTCCGCTGGGAATGCCTATTGAAAAGGTAATCCGGCACAAGGCTAAGAAGTCGGTAAAACATCGCGTATTTGTCAATGGACCTTTGCGTGGCAAGGAAATAACAGACTTGTCTCAGAAGATAGATTGGTCAATAGACAATATCGTGGTCCTGGAAGAATTAAATCATAAAGTGCTGTTTCCCATGCTCAAACAGGCGGAATTGACATCGACTACGAATATGCTTGGTGAATTGAGGCGATGCGTTTTTTGTAATTTTTGCGATGATATCTGCCCTGTAGACTTGGAACCGGCGCTGTATTATCATGCTTATGAAAGAAGAGAAAAGGGGAAGGCTCGTCTCTTTCATTTGGAAAAATGTATTGAATGTGGATTGTGTAGCTATATCTGTCCTTCCAAGCTGGAACTTCTGCAGATAATCAAGGAGTGTAAAGCGTTAAAGTAA
- a CDS encoding YchF/TatD family DNA exonuclease, whose translation MIIDTHAHLDFPDYKSDLDAVLCRAKESNVGYIINVGTSLATSKKSIALARKYDNIYASIGIHPHDALKVSDDIWETLETLVKESKVIAIGETGLDYYKNRSPHEDQQRIFHRHLALAKDQQLPVIIHCRDAGEDCLQILREHENGSIKGVVHCFSGTREMAEKCMELGLHISFAGPITFSNAGNLREVAKSIPVERLLLETDSPFLAPQPKRGTRNEPSYLSFIIPVLADIYGLSEMDIERITTLNVHTLFGITVPEQEGKIAYAIRNSLYLNITSRCSNLCSFCKRETYPVVKGHNLKLKKEPTVDEVIQAIGDPGGYDEVVFCGYGESTERLDVLIDVAKFLKSKGKRVRLDTNGQGDLINGGPILPKLKGLIDVICISLNADTAEKYDALCKSVYGERAYSALIQFIKDARQAIPHVQVSLVDAPGVDIEKCRKIADELGVDFRIRKYNVLG comes from the coding sequence ATGATCATTGATACGCATGCCCATCTTGATTTTCCCGACTACAAGTCAGACTTGGACGCGGTTTTGTGTCGGGCAAAAGAATCCAATGTCGGATATATTATAAATGTCGGCACAAGCCTGGCCACCAGTAAAAAATCTATTGCGTTGGCACGCAAGTATGACAATATTTATGCGAGCATAGGCATTCATCCCCATGATGCCTTGAAGGTGTCCGATGATATCTGGGAAACGTTAGAAACCCTTGTAAAAGAATCAAAGGTGATAGCAATAGGGGAAACAGGACTCGACTACTATAAAAACCGCAGTCCTCATGAAGACCAGCAACGTATTTTTCACAGGCATCTGGCTTTGGCAAAAGATCAACAGCTGCCCGTTATAATCCATTGCCGCGATGCGGGTGAAGACTGTTTGCAAATATTGCGTGAGCATGAAAACGGAAGTATAAAAGGGGTTGTTCATTGTTTTAGCGGTACGAGAGAAATGGCAGAAAAGTGTATGGAATTAGGATTGCACATATCTTTTGCAGGGCCAATTACCTTCTCGAATGCAGGAAATTTGCGAGAGGTTGCCAAATCGATACCGGTAGAAAGACTCCTTCTTGAAACTGATTCTCCTTTTTTGGCTCCGCAGCCCAAAAGGGGTACCCGGAATGAGCCATCCTATCTCTCCTTTATTATCCCCGTGCTTGCTGACATATATGGTTTGTCCGAAATGGATATTGAACGAATTACTACTCTGAATGTACATACCCTTTTTGGAATTACTGTACCGGAACAGGAGGGAAAGATCGCTTATGCAATACGAAATTCATTATATTTGAACATTACCAGCCGCTGCTCTAACTTGTGCTCGTTCTGTAAGAGGGAAACGTATCCTGTTGTGAAAGGGCATAATTTAAAACTGAAAAAAGAGCCGACTGTGGATGAAGTCATACAGGCGATAGGAGATCCGGGTGGTTATGATGAGGTAGTTTTTTGTGGTTACGGTGAATCTACTGAACGGTTGGATGTTTTAATTGATGTTGCAAAGTTTCTTAAATCAAAAGGGAAACGTGTGCGGTTGGACACAAACGGGCAGGGAGACCTGATCAATGGAGGACCGATACTGCCAAAGTTAAAAGGGCTCATCGATGTCATATGTATTAGTTTAAATGCCGATACGGCGGAAAAGTATGATGCACTTTGTAAATCCGTTTATGGTGAAAGGGCTTATTCCGCCCTGATTCAATTTATTAAAGACGCGAGGCAGGCAATACCGCATGTACAGGTTTCTCTGGTAGATGCACCCGGTGTGGACATTGAAAAGTGCAGAAAGATTGCCGATGAATTGGGCGTCGATTTCAGAATAAGAAAATACAATGTGCTTGGCTGA
- a CDS encoding FMN-binding protein: MEELKKIFIRIASILFIAFLPCSGLLIVYFYTAPIITEYYDIKEKRAVLDIFHIPYRTIEKTVLGFTIKSHDNQNIRDVFQESITVEEPSVLSFETLEDDQKEKPVERKRVFKYVKDEKLQGLGFVETKMGYGYNKSSPMSLFICLEPDMETIKGIEVLDHGETPGLGGRMTEEQFKNQFIGKKLKPKIRMMKDAKATGPNEFDAITGATNTSRGVEEFLNDAVKEFREGQGEMSW, from the coding sequence ATGGAAGAATTAAAAAAAATTTTTATACGGATTGCCTCAATCCTTTTTATTGCCTTTTTACCTTGCTCTGGCCTCCTTATTGTGTATTTTTATACTGCCCCAATAATAACAGAATATTACGATATAAAGGAGAAGCGAGCGGTACTTGACATTTTTCATATTCCCTACCGTACGATAGAGAAAACGGTGCTTGGGTTCACCATTAAGAGCCACGATAATCAAAACATCAGGGACGTTTTTCAGGAAAGTATTACCGTAGAGGAACCGTCGGTGCTGTCTTTTGAAACGTTGGAGGATGATCAGAAAGAAAAGCCGGTTGAGAGGAAAAGGGTATTTAAATATGTGAAGGATGAAAAACTGCAGGGTCTTGGATTTGTAGAAACTAAAATGGGTTATGGATATAATAAATCAAGTCCCATGTCTCTCTTTATCTGTTTAGAACCAGATATGGAAACAATAAAAGGGATAGAGGTGCTTGATCACGGTGAGACTCCGGGTCTGGGAGGGAGAATGACGGAAGAACAGTTTAAGAATCAATTTATTGGCAAAAAATTGAAGCCGAAAATACGCATGATGAAAGACGCAAAAGCTACCGGACCGAACGAATTTGATGCAATTACCGGCGCCACGAACACGAGTCGTGGTGTAGAGGAGTTTCTCAATGATGCCGTAAAAGAATTCAGGGAAGGCCAGGGTGAGATGTCATGGTAG
- a CDS encoding GNAT family N-acetyltransferase, translating to MRHRDDYEICLFHSTHIDEIVDVLEYLWGNDKKGNLKHFDWKYIQNPYRKKPLGVVTLYKGKVVAFRGYFATKWKTGARGNEILFLIPGDTVVHATHRKKGLSVAMGKFAMKEYEQHYRLFLNFTAWKNSAPGYLRMGYKPLAEKAYMIRYKPFGLIKSILAKKHIGRSGRGKITFGTFDTITVSDTPKPNEMSNIVSATENEDNKLQLVRDAEFYQWRFNSNKNRYVFYYDLGENEELQGYVVLGIDEEKWWGGLLDFGETDGHSITKILTHIIKNEKINALTIYNFSPTTEQLKIFEKTGFKRNTLERLVKKNILGEWPLYLRPIKALPQENDWNLNGLDITKIENWNIKEICSDAV from the coding sequence ATGCGGCACAGAGATGATTATGAGATATGTTTGTTCCACTCAACCCACATCGATGAAATCGTGGATGTCCTGGAATATCTATGGGGTAATGACAAAAAAGGAAATTTGAAACATTTCGACTGGAAATATATTCAGAATCCCTATAGGAAAAAACCACTTGGAGTTGTGACTCTGTATAAGGGAAAGGTGGTAGCATTCAGGGGATATTTTGCAACGAAGTGGAAAACAGGAGCACGGGGTAATGAGATATTGTTTTTAATACCAGGAGACACAGTTGTGCATGCAACCCACCGGAAAAAAGGGTTATCTGTCGCCATGGGTAAATTTGCAATGAAGGAATATGAACAACACTATCGTTTGTTCCTCAATTTTACCGCATGGAAAAATTCAGCTCCGGGTTACCTGAGAATGGGCTATAAACCGCTGGCGGAAAAAGCATACATGATACGATACAAACCATTTGGTTTGATAAAATCCATTCTGGCAAAAAAACATATAGGACGGTCAGGAAGAGGAAAGATAACATTCGGCACATTTGATACTATCACGGTTTCAGATACTCCAAAGCCAAATGAAATGAGCAATATAGTTTCTGCAACAGAAAATGAAGATAATAAACTGCAGTTAGTGCGAGATGCAGAGTTCTATCAGTGGCGTTTCAACAGCAATAAAAATAGATATGTGTTTTATTATGACCTGGGAGAGAACGAAGAACTTCAAGGATATGTTGTTTTAGGCATCGACGAGGAAAAATGGTGGGGAGGTCTGCTGGATTTTGGAGAAACAGACGGTCACTCAATCACGAAAATTCTCACTCATATTATAAAAAACGAAAAGATTAACGCCTTGACTATTTACAATTTTAGTCCTACCACAGAACAATTAAAAATATTTGAAAAAACAGGCTTTAAGCGAAACACCCTGGAAAGGCTCGTGAAGAAAAATATCCTGGGAGAGTGGCCTTTGTATTTAAGGCCGATAAAAGCGCTGCCTCAAGAAAACGATTGGAATCTAAACGGCCTTGATATCACAAAAATTGAAAACTGGAATATCAAAGAAATTTGTTCAGATGCAGTGTAA
- the murB gene encoding UDP-N-acetylmuramate dehydrogenase: protein MKLNIPNLEENKTLSPFTTYQIGGPADFFVEVHAVSELTHALSEARRNTIPLFLLGCGANILVTDKGFRGLVVRNRADRITFIDNDRVVAESGATISGLLDQCRSRGLSGFEHFVDIPSTVGGAMWQNLHFLTPDRERMTYIEEIVCASRILTQEGASSAVGVDYFQFGYDRSILQERKDIVLDVTFQLKRKQKDEITSVMDANRAWRRERQPQLPEYPSCGSVFRKIDGIGAGRLIEKAGLKGVRVGGAEISRKHANFIINADNARASDILELIQYVQDVVKRKSGYVLETEITVIGER, encoded by the coding sequence GTGAAATTGAATATCCCGAATCTGGAAGAAAACAAAACGCTGTCCCCCTTCACTACCTACCAAATCGGCGGCCCTGCCGATTTCTTTGTAGAAGTCCATGCTGTCAGCGAGTTGACTCATGCATTGTCAGAGGCTCGCCGGAATACGATCCCGCTTTTTTTACTCGGTTGTGGCGCTAATATTCTGGTTACCGATAAAGGTTTTCGCGGGCTGGTTGTCAGGAACCGGGCAGACAGGATAACCTTCATTGATAACGACAGGGTGGTGGCGGAAAGTGGAGCGACTATTTCAGGCCTCCTGGATCAATGCAGGTCTCGCGGACTCTCTGGGTTTGAGCACTTTGTTGATATCCCCAGCACGGTGGGCGGGGCCATGTGGCAAAACCTTCATTTCTTAACGCCCGATAGAGAACGGATGACCTATATAGAGGAAATCGTTTGTGCCAGCCGCATTCTTACGCAGGAGGGCGCCAGTAGCGCTGTAGGAGTGGATTATTTTCAATTTGGGTATGATAGGAGTATTTTGCAGGAGCGTAAAGATATTGTCCTTGATGTCACATTTCAATTGAAACGGAAACAAAAAGACGAAATCACGTCGGTGATGGATGCAAATAGGGCATGGCGAAGAGAAAGACAGCCTCAGTTGCCGGAATATCCCAGTTGTGGCTCCGTGTTTCGAAAGATTGATGGCATCGGAGCGGGAAGATTAATTGAAAAAGCGGGGCTCAAAGGAGTCCGTGTCGGAGGGGCTGAAATATCAAGAAAACACGCAAATTTTATCATTAATGCTGACAATGCCAGGGCCTCAGACATTTTAGAATTAATACAATACGTGCAGGACGTGGTAAAGAGGAAATCAGGATATGTGCTGGAAACAGAAATAACGGTAATTGGGGAACGTTAA
- a CDS encoding 2Fe-2S iron-sulfur cluster-binding protein — MLTPIFIGAGILAVLILALSMFCEVVYQFFGRGEKRKLTVLSDDDYKKEFDIEGGEKLLSLLQNRSFNISAACGGMATCGQCKIFVHTNLGPYTPVEAPHFDMRSREEARRFLEEGEGSGYSRLACQARVDKDVSLYLPKDALHVKKYTSRVVRKILLTSDKMEVWLQPSKPVRYTPGQYIQLEIPEDFIEEHYKKYGTVLKKACDNLGKEFIPYTPGTILYRGYSLSSTEPDILKIIVRMAPVDPTKAVEQGGPPCVGPSFVHHYILEQNLWNFFRGEKIRFTGPYGHFMIKKAPHTAVFVAGGAGLAPILALLEQWFKEGRQEKAIFFLGERRLQDIPTYYLPRWLMWQKKNPNFQFVPVLSGAFRGDNPAELNSADKECYAKVSSEDKKLASELGMVDEQGSQWKGEVGFIGPLLNKYLKPDPELVFYLCGPSPMTVTVIDAAANVMNLQKENALFDDFTGSLTPSVDLIYQKLEIKDKLYALKIPDVDKLMEKIGFILIIQLILRDKIEESYQFLEQVREAIEKPGEKDKALESVLLSYKK, encoded by the coding sequence ATGCTTACCCCTATATTCATAGGAGCGGGTATACTTGCCGTATTGATACTGGCCTTGAGTATGTTTTGCGAGGTGGTTTACCAATTCTTTGGCCGTGGTGAAAAACGTAAACTTACGGTCTTGAGTGACGACGATTACAAAAAAGAGTTCGACATAGAAGGGGGGGAGAAACTCTTGTCCCTTCTGCAAAACAGGAGTTTTAATATTTCAGCTGCCTGTGGTGGCATGGCTACGTGTGGGCAGTGCAAGATATTTGTGCATACCAATTTAGGTCCTTATACACCGGTTGAAGCTCCACATTTTGACATGCGTTCCCGGGAGGAAGCCAGAAGGTTTCTGGAGGAAGGTGAAGGAAGCGGCTATTCACGCCTGGCGTGTCAGGCCAGGGTTGATAAGGATGTGAGTTTGTATCTGCCAAAAGATGCGTTGCATGTAAAAAAATATACCTCCAGGGTGGTGAGAAAGATATTGCTGACCAGTGATAAGATGGAAGTATGGTTACAACCTTCAAAACCTGTTCGGTACACTCCGGGGCAATATATCCAACTGGAAATTCCCGAAGATTTTATCGAAGAACATTACAAAAAATATGGGACAGTTTTAAAGAAGGCATGTGATAATCTGGGTAAGGAATTTATTCCCTATACACCGGGCACTATCTTATATCGGGGGTATTCTCTCTCCTCAACAGAACCTGATATTTTAAAAATTATCGTTCGAATGGCTCCCGTAGATCCGACAAAGGCCGTAGAACAGGGTGGACCTCCGTGCGTAGGGCCAAGCTTTGTTCACCACTACATCCTGGAACAAAATTTATGGAATTTTTTCCGTGGTGAAAAGATTCGTTTTACCGGACCGTATGGCCATTTTATGATCAAGAAAGCACCTCATACTGCCGTTTTTGTGGCAGGGGGGGCGGGCTTGGCGCCTATTCTGGCGCTTCTGGAACAGTGGTTTAAGGAGGGGAGGCAGGAAAAAGCCATTTTTTTCCTGGGAGAAAGGCGATTGCAGGATATTCCAACATACTATTTGCCGAGGTGGCTGATGTGGCAGAAAAAGAACCCTAACTTTCAATTTGTCCCGGTGCTTTCCGGCGCATTTCGTGGTGACAATCCGGCAGAGCTGAATTCTGCTGATAAAGAATGTTACGCAAAAGTTTCTTCGGAAGACAAAAAGCTTGCCAGTGAACTGGGAATGGTTGATGAGCAAGGCAGCCAGTGGAAAGGGGAAGTCGGTTTTATCGGCCCATTACTGAATAAATATTTAAAGCCCGATCCGGAGTTGGTATTTTATCTGTGTGGCCCCTCGCCTATGACCGTTACCGTTATTGATGCTGCTGCCAACGTGATGAATTTGCAAAAAGAAAATGCATTGTTTGATGATTTCACCGGGTCCCTGACCCCTTCCGTGGACTTGATTTATCAAAAGCTTGAAATCAAAGACAAGCTGTATGCCCTGAAAATTCCTGACGTCGATAAGCTTATGGAGAAAATTGGTTTTATTCTCATCATTCAGTTGATATTAAGAGATAAAATCGAGGAAAGTTACCAGTTCCTTGAACAGGTGAGGGAGGCTATTGAGAAACCGGGTGAAAAAGATAAGGCATTGGAGTCCGTGCTACTTTCCTATAAAAAGTAG
- a CDS encoding RnfABCDGE type electron transport complex subunit D: MKKLLKHVEPVLGKGLDRVESFVHSHRKVEFVFGALFEAFDGLLRSSKHTTQTRPFVRNNYDVKQFMGAVLVALIFGWVLPAVYFFGWQCVFSKLIVSFVVGVFFVDVLWAIIAREDHISEGGFVSCLLVPAILPPQAPLWLVGLGAAMAIVFRNVLGGVGKNLVNPAMFSRLFLTICFPSLLVAGYQAPFVGIPNLETFRYGLDAVTHATPLTAFKSDGVVTSYFSLLMGTANGSLGETCRLALILTGLWLIKIRVVNWRLPVSYMASVVVFSGFFSLVLDRPVAPPLFQLLSGGLILAAFFMATDPITTTYNQKAKWIYGIGCGFVTVLIRIFTALPEGAMFAILLMNLLAIPIQSLVVKIRYRI; encoded by the coding sequence ATGAAGAAATTGCTGAAACATGTAGAGCCTGTCCTGGGTAAGGGCCTTGACAGAGTGGAATCTTTCGTCCATTCTCACCGAAAAGTCGAATTTGTCTTCGGGGCCCTTTTTGAGGCCTTTGATGGCTTGCTCCGCAGTTCCAAACATACAACACAGACGCGGCCTTTTGTGCGAAATAATTATGATGTGAAACAATTCATGGGGGCCGTGCTCGTTGCTCTGATTTTTGGTTGGGTATTGCCGGCCGTCTATTTTTTCGGATGGCAATGTGTTTTTTCCAAACTCATTGTTTCGTTTGTGGTTGGTGTATTTTTTGTTGATGTATTGTGGGCCATTATCGCACGTGAGGATCATATCAGCGAAGGGGGATTTGTTTCCTGCCTTCTTGTTCCTGCCATTTTACCTCCGCAGGCTCCGCTTTGGTTGGTGGGTTTAGGGGCGGCAATGGCAATTGTTTTTAGAAATGTCCTGGGCGGGGTAGGGAAGAATCTTGTTAATCCCGCAATGTTCAGCCGTTTGTTTTTAACGATTTGTTTTCCCTCTCTTCTTGTTGCCGGTTATCAGGCGCCTTTTGTGGGCATACCGAATCTTGAGACCTTTCGTTATGGTCTGGATGCGGTGACCCATGCCACACCGCTGACGGCATTTAAGTCCGATGGAGTAGTTACTTCATATTTTTCTCTGTTGATGGGGACGGCAAATGGGTCTCTGGGGGAAACGTGTCGATTGGCGCTTATACTGACCGGTCTATGGTTAATTAAGATACGGGTTGTGAATTGGAGATTGCCGGTATCCTATATGGCAAGCGTGGTTGTTTTTTCCGGATTTTTTTCCCTGGTTCTTGACAGGCCGGTTGCTCCGCCTTTATTTCAACTCCTGAGCGGTGGGTTAATTTTAGCCGCCTTTTTTATGGCAACTGATCCGATAACAACGACGTACAACCAGAAGGCGAAGTGGATCTATGGTATCGGATGTGGGTTTGTTACGGTACTGATAAGGATTTTTACCGCCTTGCCTGAAGGGGCGATGTTTGCGATCCTGCTCATGAATCTTCTGGCCATACCAATTCAGTCCCTGGTCGTAAAAATACGATATCGTATATAA
- a CDS encoding 3-keto-5-aminohexanoate cleavage protein, whose product MDLIVNLAPTGMIPTKEMTPHVPVSINEIIENVHEAVEIGITMVHIHARDQKTGEPTYKAEIYRNIIEGIRLFSKDLIICVSLSGRNFKEFEKRAAPLQLDGDAKPDMGSLTLSSVNFNQRESINSPGMIQALAEEMKNKGIKPELEAFDSGMINYAKYLARKALIEPPYYFNLLLGNIACAQADLLHAGVMLRDLPEQSYWSFAGIGDSQLMMNSIGITAGGGVRTGIEDNIWYDSKRTRYARNSDYLKRIKALAENNNRKIMRPDQLRKLLNLKKGNGNYGINGKKRSHQKMKFPERIPIRV is encoded by the coding sequence ATGGATTTAATTGTCAACCTTGCGCCAACTGGCATGATTCCCACCAAAGAAATGACTCCCCACGTCCCTGTTAGTATAAATGAAATAATTGAAAATGTGCATGAAGCAGTAGAGATCGGTATCACTATGGTCCATATACATGCGCGAGATCAAAAGACAGGCGAGCCAACATATAAAGCGGAAATATATAGAAATATCATTGAAGGAATTCGACTATTTTCCAAGGACCTAATAATTTGCGTCTCTTTGAGCGGACGAAATTTTAAGGAATTTGAGAAGAGAGCGGCTCCACTGCAATTAGATGGCGATGCTAAACCTGATATGGGCAGCCTTACGCTCAGCTCAGTAAATTTTAATCAGAGGGAAAGCATCAATAGCCCTGGCATGATCCAGGCCCTGGCTGAAGAAATGAAAAATAAGGGTATTAAGCCAGAACTTGAGGCTTTTGACAGCGGCATGATTAACTACGCTAAATACCTCGCCAGAAAGGCTCTGATTGAACCGCCCTACTACTTTAACTTATTGTTGGGCAATATCGCCTGCGCTCAAGCGGACCTGCTTCATGCGGGAGTCATGCTGCGTGACCTGCCCGAGCAGTCATACTGGAGTTTTGCCGGCATCGGCGATTCTCAATTAATGATGAATAGCATTGGCATTACAGCTGGCGGGGGCGTCAGAACCGGCATAGAGGATAATATCTGGTATGATAGCAAACGAACCAGATATGCGCGCAATAGTGATTATCTGAAACGCATTAAAGCGCTTGCGGAGAATAATAATCGAAAAATTATGCGCCCGGACCAGCTCAGGAAATTGCTAAACCTAAAAAAGGGCAATGGCAATTACGGTATAAATGGCAAAAAAAGGTCACATCAAAAGATGAAATTTCCGGAAAGAATACCCATCCGCGTTTGA